AGCAATGGGAAATACAATTTTTTGGTCTGGGGATTTGATTAGCTCTCAACACCATATGCAGGAAGGCATAGAGCTTTATACACCTGATAAACACCACACCTTAGCTTTTCTTTATGGTCAAGATCCAGATGTTGCTAATCGTGGAATGCAGGCCTGGCCGCTTAGTTTAATGGGCTATCCTGAACAAGCTATTAAACGAGGAAAAGAAGCTATTAGTCAAGCTCTAGAACTTTCTCATCCTTATAGCCTGGGCTATGCTTTAATTCATGATTGTTGTTGCCAACAATACCTTTTAAGAGTTGATCAAGCTCTTCAACAATCAGAAAAAGCTATTAAATTATCTCAAGAAAAAGGCTTTCCTAACTGGATGCTAGCTGGGATGGTAGTTCATGGATGGGCTTTAGTACAAAAAGCAGACTTGTCAGGTCTTCAAGAAATAGAGCAAGCTGTAAATTTCTGGCGTTCTTCAGGCTCAGAACTTGTTGTTCCTTACTTTATGACGCTGTTGGCTGAATGTTATAGCAAAACAGATAAGCTTAGCCTTGCATTAGATACCTTAAAAGAAGCTATCAATATTGCAGAAAAAAACAATGATCATTGGTATGATGCTGAAATGTATCGCCTAAAAGGTGAAATTTTACTACTCTTAGACAATGATTTGGCTCAAGCAGAAAACTGTTTTCTTAAAGCCATAAACATTGCAAAACATCAACAAGCTAAACTACTACAACTTCGTGCAAGTATTAGTTTAGCTAAACTATGGCAACTTTCAGAAAACAAAGAAAAAGCCCAAGAAATGCTAAAAGAAATCTATAGTTGGTTTAATGAAGGTTTCCAAATGCCAGATTTACAAGCAGCAAGAAAAATTTTAGCTAAATAACCCTCACTTTTAAGGAGTAGTTCATGGGAGCAGATAATGATAAAAATTTACCAGATGAAATAAACCCTGTAGTTGAAGAAACACCTGTTTTAGAACTAGTAACCCCTCCATCTGATTCTCCCGCTACAGAAGTTGCTGTTGAAGTTGGAGAAATCCCTGATCCAAGCGATACAAAACAAAATAGCTTCACTGAATTCTTACGTTTAATAACCTCTGATGACCAACGTGTAGCTCTAGCTAATCTTTATATAGATTTTGAGCTAATTTTACTACTGCAAAGCAATGTTGATAGCTATGATGAAACTGACCCCTTAGGACGACAAACTCCTGAAAATTCAGCTAAAAAAACTTTATTACTACTTAATACAGTAACACAGGTACTAAATAGCATTACTTTGGTCAAACCCGAAGTTCATTATATAAAAGAAACTCATCGCTTACGCAAAAATACTCCTTTACCAGTTGAACAATATTATAGAAATAAATCTCCAGAAGTAGATTTAATTAAAGCTTATACAAATTTAGAGCAGCTTAAATCTTTACTCAGCAATAGTTTACATGGTAAGCAACTATTTGATACTTTAGACTCAATGTCTGACCGAGTAATACCACAATATAAAGATTTCTTAAAAGGAATTAGAAAACGTGAAGCAACTTTAATTACAGAATTTATAAATGAAGAAAGTAGTCCGTCTGCCAATCGTCAACAAACAGATGATAAAGAAGCTTTGTCAGTATTGAGAAAAAGTATTATTTCTCTAACAAATAGTTTTGCTAAAAAGCAAATTAATGACGAGAAAGTTTCTAATATAGTATTACCTGATTCAATATTTCTGTTAGATTTTATTGAGTATTTAACCCATATATCTAAAGCTTTAGACAGCTTTTTTGAGCAACAGCCATCAGCACGCCTAGAAGATGCCTATTTTCGTCACTTAGAGTTAATTAGGCATACTTTTAAGCATCTTCGCTCAACAATGAGAGAGGAACATTTCCAAGAAAAACCCCAACTACCTTTCTTAAACCTAAAAGGTTTTGTTTATTTTGCAGTCAAAGTAATTAAAGATTTAAATTATTTTAATCCTATATTGCATCGTAAGTATCGCTACTATTTAGAACGTACTGTTATAGATAAGCGGCTTCAAGAGGCTTTTAAGAATATTCCAGAAGATAACCGCCGGGAACGCCGTTATGTTATTCCTTTGCTTTTAGAATTAAGCCGTTTAATTAGAATGGTTTCCAGAGTTAGCCCTAGTAAAGATGATTTAACAGATTATCAACTTACTTTTTACTGGTTTAAGTTAATAGAGATTAACTTTAGACAATTAATTCATTTTCTTAAGTCCTATCCAGTCAATGAACCTCTAGGAACTCGTTTTGATAGCATGTCTTTTACTTTGGAAATGGAAGCAGAGCGCGTTTTTGGTAAACGTGGACATTTAATTAACTTAAATGAAATTAGCTCTTTAGAAGAATATATCAAACGTGTAGAAGATAGTTTAGGTATTCTAAGACATGTTTTACAGGAAAATTACTTAGAGTTAGCACAAACCTATTTACCAAACTTAACTAGAGAAGACCTTTATAAAGATTACCGTGAGCGACTTATTGGAACTATGCTACTACGTGAGCATACCCTGGTGTATTTGGCAAATTTGCTCACGCGCCGAGCGACAATTAAAAGATTATATTGAACGAAAAATTTTACTTGAGTTAAATCCTTTTCTTACTTCACTTATGCGACAAATTCAAGTTTATTTAATGAAATTTCTACCAAAAGTTTTTTATTCTGATAGGGTAGAACTTAAGCGAACAGTTAACGATCTTTTCACTTGTGCCAATATGCTAGCTAATCGTAAAGGTACAATTAGCGATCAACACTTAATTCAATTAAGTGAACGCATTCATGTATTAACTACATTATTTGGCAGCCTTGCAGAAAACATCCGTAAACGTTCTATTTTAGAGAATCGCCCCTTTGATGAAGATTCAGCTAAACGCACCTTAAAGAAATACTTACAAGCAGGCGAAAAATCTTCTTAAGCTATCTCAAAGATAAAAAATAGTAATGGTAAGCTTTGATTAACTCAAAACTTATCATTATTATTTTTAATAATCTACTATTAACGTAAGGAAATTTTATCTAGTAACATCAATAGAAATAAAATAGGCAAATAAATTACAGATGATTGTAAAAGTCGCCTAGCTTGTTGCCATGAACGCTCTTTAGCTGTTAGAAAGCTACAGTAAAGATACCAGGAGCTTAATAATAAAGCTCCTACAAAATAAATTTTTCCTGTTATTCCAATCATTGTTGGTAAAAGGCTAATAGGCAAAAGAACTAAGGCATAAAGTAAGATTTGTCGGCCTGTTGTAAAGCCCTCTGGTTCAACAATTGGCAACATACGGATTCCTGCGCGAGCATAATCTTCTTTATACATCCAAGCAATAGCTAGAAAATGAGGAAATTGCCAGAAAAACATAATTAAAAATAACACTAACCCTGATAGATCAATTTGGTTAGTTACTGCGGCCCAACCAATTAATGGAGGTGTAGCACCTGGAAAAGCTCCTATTACGGTACTTAGAGGCGTGCGACGTTTTAGCGGAGTGTAACAAAAAATATAGCTAAGTATTGTAAATAAACCTATTAGACCTGTGATTAAGTTAACAAAATATGATAAATATAAGACTCCAGCTAAAGCCGTAAGGCTACCAAATAAAACAGCTTTTCTAGCAGTAATTCTACTTGTTGGTAAAGGACGTTGCTTAGTGCGCCACATTTCTGCATCACTTGAGCGTTCCCACCATTGATTAAGTGTTCCTGTTGCAGCACCAATTAATGAAACACCCAAACTTAAATGTAGTAGCAAAAGGCTACGCCAATTCTCTGTTGCCATACCAAAACCAGCAATAGCAATTAATAGTAAGAGTATTAAAATGCGTGGTTTAACTAACTCAAGGTAGGTAGACAACAGCTTAGTGTTTGGTTGTTCATTTGTTTGTGCCGCCAAGGATTCAGATAATACTTCTGCCTTTGTTGGTACAATGCTTGATTCGGTACTCATCCAATAAACCCTAACAATCCTTTGAAAACCTATTGTTTATGTTGTTGTTTTTAACAATAACATTTGTCATTGTTAGTGAAAACGATTGATAGCAGATAAAAATCCATATCTCCTATTTATACTTATAAATAACTAATAACATTAATGCAAAAAATATTACTGCTGGGACAAATAAAAATAATACTGCCAAACCAAGCGAATTAACTGCGCTAGAATTAATTGCTTGTTCTGTTGTAGTTTTGCACATTGCACAATGAGCAAATATAGTAGCGGTATTTAAGTAGAAGAAAATACTTAATAAAAAAATTATTTCCAAACAAAAAGTAATACAAAAAGAACGATCCATAAAACATCCATAAAATGCCAGTACCCAGTAGCAACATCAACTGCTGCTCGTTTTTCAGCCGTAAATCTATAGTATATTGCCCCAAGCAATATATATGATAGGCCAAGCAAACCTCCAAGCAAATGTAATGCGTGAACTCCTGTTAAAATATAGAAAA
The window above is part of the Blastocatellia bacterium genome. Proteins encoded here:
- the cyoE gene encoding protoheme IX farnesyltransferase, encoding MSTESSIVPTKAEVLSESLAAQTNEQPNTKLLSTYLELVKPRILILLLLIAIAGFGMATENWRSLLLLHLSLGVSLIGAATGTLNQWWERSSDAEMWRTKQRPLPTSRITARKAVLFGSLTALAGVLYLSYFVNLITGLIGLFTILSYIFCYTPLKRRTPLSTVIGAFPGATPPLIGWAAVTNQIDLSGLVLFLIMFFWQFPHFLAIAWMYKEDYARAGIRMLPIVEPEGFTTGRQILLYALVLLPISLLPTMIGITGKIYFVGALLLSSWYLYCSFLTAKERSWQQARRLLQSSVIYLPILFLLMLLDKISLR